TACAGTTGGCCTGGTCCCTCGAGAAACACAACAGGCACGTGTTCAGGAGTTTAAAGAAATCAGCAACTTTGCACGCATGCTCGGTCTGGATGCGGTTGGCCTGCATATTGGATTTATTCCGGAAGACACGTCATCCGACAGCTATCATACCCTGCTGGATGTGACACGGGATCTGTTGGACCATATCGGGAATAACGGCCAGACGCTGCACCTGGAAACTGGTCAGGAATCAGCTGATCATCTGCTTGAATTCATCAAATCAGTCGATCGTGACAACTTATTTATCAACTTCGATCCTGCGAATATGATTTTGTACGGAACCGGTGAACCTATCGAGGCTCTTAAGAAAGTGGGACCATACGTTCGAAGTGTCCATTGCAAGGACGCGACGTGGGCGCCGGAAGACAAGCGAGGAGAGGCCTGGGGGCAGGAGGTTCCTCTGGGAGACGGTGACGTCGGCATCAAAAACTACCTGCAAACGCTGCAGGATCTGGGCTATGATGGACCACTGACGATCGAACGGGAAATTCCCGAGGATCGGGATCGACAGAAAGCTGATATTGGACAGGCGGTTGGGCTGCTTGAAGCGCTTCGCAGCGAGATTCTGTCGTTGTGAACACTTCGGTACCACTTTGTCCATGCGACGCCTCTGACAAATCCGTGTTCATGAATTGATTCAATGCAGGTTTCGATATTTAGTACGGAATCCGATTCCAGGTCCACTCTTCTCGCGCTGCGCCTGCATTATTCGAGTTTTTCTTTTCTGCGCGTGTTCGTTGCGATGTTCTTTCTGGTTTTTGGCGACTCTCCGCTTAGTGAAGCGGAAGACTGGCCGTGGTTTCTTGGTCCTCGACACACCGGTATCTCAGGTGAAACGGATCTGGATCTCGACTGGTCCGAAAACAAGCCACCACTCCTGTGGAAACAACAGGTCGGTACAGGGTACAGCGCACCGTCCGTTCTTGGTGACCGACTGGTTGTGCATCACAGGAAAAAGAGAGTGGAGATTGTGTCATGCCGTTCACTGACGGATGGACAGGAAATCTGGCGGTATGCATACACAAGCGATTTCTCTGATCCCTACGGATACAACAACGGGCCACGTTGTTCTCCGATTCTGGATGCCGGCCAGTGCATCACGCTGGGTGCCGAAGGCATGCTGACATGTCTGAATTTCGACGATGGTCAACTGGTTTGGCAGCATGATCTCAGGAAAAAATTTGAACTGCCGGAATGGTTTTTTGGTGTTGGCTGTTCTCCGATTCTGGATGGCGATCGAGTGATCGTGCTGGTGGGTGGCCAGCCGGATTCCGGGGTGGTCGCGTTCAACCGGCACGATGGCAGGGTGGAGTGGCAGGCCGGCGGGCGGTCCACCTGGGACGGTGAAGTTGACGCGAACAGCAGCGAACCTCACAAATGGACCGGCAGTGAAATGGTCGTCAGTTATTCGTCGCCCATTATTGCCACCATTCACGCTCGTCGCCATTTGCTGTGTCTGATGCGACAGGGACTGTTGTCACTGGATCCGCAGACCGGAGCAGAAAATTTTCATTACTGGTTTCGCCCGCGCGTTCACGAGTCCGTGAATGCGGCACGGCCGGTTGTGATCGAAGATCAGATTCTGTTGTCAGCTGCTTACAAGGCCGGTTCCGCTCTCATCAAAGTCAACGCGGATGGCAAGTCGTATCAGGAGGTCTGGCGAAACAAACGCAACCTTCTTGCCCACTGGTCGACTCCGATTCACACCGATGGTTTCGTCTATGGTTTCAGCGGTCGGCACGAGAACGAGGGGGAACTTCGCTGCATTCGACTCAGCGACGGCGAAGTTATGTGGAAGTCGTCCGGCTTTAGCGGCAACCTGGAGGATTTCACCCGCGACCCGGAAACCAGGCGAATTATCGATGTCAGGACGCGTGAATTCGTGCCGTTTCCGTACTACGGACGAGGTTCCCTGGTACTGGTGGGTGATCGTTTCGTGGTACTGGGTGAGCGTGGAACACTGGCCATCGTTGTGGTTGATCCCGAATCTTTTCAGGAACGCGGAAGGTTTTCGATGCCGGAAATTCACTATCCGGCATGGGCCGCTCCGGTCATTTCCGGTGGAAAATTGTTTCTTCGCAGTGAAGACTGGTTGATCTGTCTGGACCTTCAGAACGGATTGAAACGGGCCGTTTCTCAAAGGTTCGTCACTGATTGAGAGTCGTACGGGCCGTATACCTGACTAATAACTGTTGCCAGAATCAGCCGGCTGTTGTTGCGGGGAGATGTTTCCGAACACTTAGTCCTTTTTGTCGAGATTCCGTCTGGAGATTGATTGTTATGAAGTTTTGTACCCGTCTGTTGATTCTTCACGTGCTTGCCGTTGCCGGCTGCTTTGCATCGGCTACTCGTGCCGACGACGAATGGCAAAATCTATTTGACGGCAAAACACTCAGCGGCTGGGATGGAGATCCTCGGCTGTGGTCAGTCGAAGATGGAGCGATCACCGGTGAAACAACACCGGAAATCAGTCTGAAACGAAACAGCTTTATCATCTGGCGCGGGGGTGATGTCGACAACTTCGAGCTCGAACTTGAGTACCGCATCATTGGTACCACCGATCCCGGTTCCGCTAATTCGGGTATTCAGTACCGCAGCTTTGAAATCCCGGATTCGAAATGGGGGATTGGCGGTTATCAGGCTGACTTCGAAGCCGGCGACACGTACTCGGGCATTTTATACGGAGAACGATATCGAGGCATTCTGGCCGAACGAGGACAGTCAACAGAACTGACAGAACGCAGAGGGAAATTTGTAAAAACAGTTGTGCAGCAATTTGCCGACAGTGCTGAGCTGCAGAAAAAAATCCGCAAAGACGACTGGAACAGCTACCGCATTGAAGCCAGTGGATACCGATTCAGACATTACATCAACGGACACAAAACCTCTGAATGTGTTGACAACGACCTCACACAGCGTCGTGCGTCGGGAGTGCTCGCATTTCAGATTCATGTTGGTAAGCCGATGAAAGTACAGTTTCGTAACATTCGCCTTAAGAAACTGCCGGCAACGAAACGAGTCGCCATGATTTCCGGGACACCCAGCCATGGATTCGGGTCGCACGAACACCGTGCCGGCTGCCTGCTGCTGGCACATGCTCTGAACAACAGCGAGCTTGATATCGAGGCCAGGGTTTATACCAATGGCTGGCCAAAAGATGAAAGAGTCCTGGACTATGCGGACGCCATTGTGATCTACGCCGATGGTGGCGCAGGACACCCGGTCAACCAACATCTCGAACGACTGGATCAGATTCAGAATCGCGGAGTAGGAATGGCCTGTATTCACTATGGTGTTGAGGTTCCCATCGGGGATTCAGGGGATGCCGTTCGAGACTGGATCGGCGGATACTTCGAAACACACTGGTCGGTGAATCCGCACTGGACCGCCAGTTTTGACGGACTGCCCCGTCATCCGATTGCGCGAGGCGTCAGGCCGTTTACGATTCGTGATGAATGGTATTACCACATGAGATTTGTAAATGAGCTGACCGGTGTCACGCCGATTCTCAGCGATCTTCCTCCGGCTGACTCGCTGATCCGTAAAGATGGTCCACACAGCAACAATGAATACGTGAGAGCCGCTGTGCTTCAGCGGCAGGAACCACAACACGTGGCATGGGCGCACGAACGACCGGATGGTGGCCGTGGATTTGGTTTTACGGGTGGCCATTTCCACTGGAACTGGGGCAATGCCAATTTCCGCAAACTCGTACTGAACGCCATTGCATGGACAGCTCACGCTGAAATCCCGGCCGACGGGATCTCGTCCAGGCAACTGTCAATTGATGATTTGATTGCTAACCAGGACTATCCGGTTCCGGGCGACTTCAACAAGGCACGCATTGAAGCACTGTTGCGGGAGTGGAACGGATCGTAGACGTTCAGTTGCCAAATTGCAGGGCGAACAGATCCGCATCTTTCAGGCTGCATTTTAACCGCAGCGGCTGTCCTGCCAGTGCGGACAAATCGGAGCCCGACTTCCAGTGAACGACACGAGAGATTTCATTGCCAATGATTTCAGTACAGTCGTCCAGAGCAAACCCAGGGAGAGTCTTCCCGGATGAGTCCTGCAGTTCGAAACGGACATCACCAGCAGCTGATGTGGCGAAATTTATCCTGAGTGAGCGACCGGAGAACGTCAGCAGTCTGGTCACAAATTCACCGGCAACTGCAGTTGCGCGTACAGAGGCGAAGCCGTCGAGTCTCATACTGTAACGTTTCAGGTGAGCCGTCGGCTGGGCATAATGGTGATTCACGTACAGTGACATTTCAGTCGGACCGGTTTGAACGACGTTCAACGCCGGATAGTTGGCTCGAGACACCCAGTTGCCCAGGCCAATCCCAGGCTTCAAAAATCCCTCCAGAAAAGTGCGGTCGTAGACATTACCACCTCGTGATGTCATGAAAACTGAATCCGATGTGTCCTGATAGTATCCAGGATTGACGTTAAGTTTCTTCGCCTGCCTGTTGGAAACTACCTGCCTTCCCGGAAAGAATCTGGCGGCTGTCGCGACATACAGATGTGGGGCCCGAAAGTAAGCTGAAGTCTGATTCGTGTATAGATGTTCTTCCGGTGCCGGATGCGGCCCGTGCTGGCCGTCATTATGTATCTGCTTCATCAAAACAGCGGGTGTCCAGGTTCGAAAGTCAGTGCTGGTCGTGCGGCCGATTCTGCGAAAGCCGTCCGAAACACGGAAGTAACAGACATAACACTGTTCCGATTCCGACCAGAAGGCCAGATTCTGTGAATCGAACAGATGGGTGTTTCGAAGTTGAACTTCGACCGATGACAGAAAGGCTTTGTCCTGCATTTTTTTCCAATGCAGCCCATCTGCTGAAACAAGCGCGTGCAGGCCTGTATCGATCCCTCCGACACCCTTGAAGCGTTCACTGGCCGGGGTGTCAGGATTTGTGTCAAGAAACGGAGTGAAATTATGGGTGACGCCTGGCAGATCGGACAGGACAATGTTGTTGGCCGTACTGCCGTTGAATTCAAACAAACCAAGTTCTGGTTTTGTCCAGTTGATCCCGTCTTTGGACTCGGCATAGCACGTGTGCTCTTTTGTACCACCTTCCTGAGAGGTCTCGAAGGTCCCTCGGTAATACATCCTCAGCAAATTCCCGTCACAAATAATGGTTGTGTAGCCGGCAAAGGGGCCTTCATAAGGTTTGTCGAAGCGGAGCACAATTCCTTCGTTGCGAGGCTGATGCAGCTGTAGACGGCAGTTTGTCATTGTGTCGATCAAATGTCGGTCGACAAACAACTCACGTCGGGACCCAATATTTATCAGACGACATTCCTTCTGATTCTCCGCATGACTGGATGTTCCGGAAAATAAAAAACAACATAGCAGTACCTGCGCGTACGGCCGAAGCATTAGGACGACTCCTGCTTAATATGCGGGATCTGAAGATTCTCGGACGCCGCCGGACGTTCCATTCGTTGCCTGCGATGTCTCGTTTCTGTTTGTGCGTTACGGCAATTGCGGGCTGAATTCTTTGTAAATCGGGACTCGTCTGATTCACAGAGAGTTGATGTTTGGGGTGTTTTCCTGCTGCCTGCCGTGCGAATCGACTGTATTTGGAGTGATTGTGGTATGCAATCAGGAAACTCAAACCTGTCAGTGTTCGGCTTCGCGAAATGGTGTTCTTCTGCCAGGCTGCCCGCAGCATGTCTGCTTCAAATCCGCAACAATCGGTACTGGCTGCAGGAAATGCCGTCCCGTATCCGTATGGGTAATGGTCACTACCACTGCGGTTTCCTGTTTTCCAATATCTTCTTCCTGCATCTGCAGGCGTCGTCACATTGTTCAATGTCATACGCAGATGCGCCGGGCCATGACAGCTCTTCATTCCTGGTCAGGAAATGATTGATATCCTCAGCTGTTTTTACAGGTGCGACCAGCGAACGACGCTGATAAGGAGCAATGTGAGCCACTCGTTGTGCGTGAATTTAAGAGAATCATTCAGAAGCTGATATTGCTGTGGTGTTGTGATGCCGGCTCCTCTTTGTCCGATCTTTGCTTCGGCCACAGTCTTCCCGGGATCTCTGCATCCCGGGAGTTCTCTCACGCAGTCTCAGTTTTCCAGCTGTCTTCGGAGTGCTTTGAGTTCTGCTTCGACCTCGTGTTGTCGAGCCAGTTGTGACCGGGCAACCGCATGGACAGTTGTTCCCGATTCCTGATGAATTCCAGCCGGTGAACCGGTGACATCGTTCATTCGTCGCAGCGCTTCACTGTGGCGCGCTTCCAGAGCTTTTTGAATTCGCAGCATATGTTCATGCGTTTTTGCTGCTGCATCGAGTTCAGGTCTGAGTCCGTTAAGAAGGTCTTCCAATTCGACTTTGCGGGTCAGAGCGTCCCGGGCATCATCTTCCCGACCCGATTCCAGGGCCTGGCGGGCCCGACTGACCCATTGTTCAATCTGTGCATTGTGTTCATCGATATCTCGCTGAATTCGGACTCGGTTACGGTCGGCAGTTTGAGCGCTTCGCTGAGCGCCTGATAACCCCTGTTCCATTTCCTGAATTACTTCTCGCAGAGTGATTTCGGGGTTTTCGGCTCCGTCCAGAATCTCTGTCAGACTGCAGGTCACGATATCGGTCAGACGCGTGAAATAGGGCATAGTTGAATCTCAACAAACGATGGGTGAGGGCAGGGACGTCCTGCCGTTCGTATGTCAGGGCCAGCGGCAGATAAGAAGACACCAGTCCGAAATACAGGTAGATTTAATCATTTGATGCTTCCGCCGGGACCGTCCGCTCGCTGATCCGGTCCTGCTTTCATATGCAGACCCAACGTGGCGGCCGGACAAATGGATCATGTCATTTTTGAAGTCGTTCCTTCACTGAAGCCGCGACACGACAATTGGTATTTTAGCTTTTCTTTGGCCAGTCGCAGACGACTCTTGGCGGTTGGTAATGTTGTGTGCATCGCATCAGCGATTTCCGAGAGAGTTAGCGAATTAAAATGATGCAGATGAAAGGTTTCTCGCTGTTCTTCAGGTAATTCGTTCAGGAGATCGTTAACCATGTCTCCCAGTTCCGACTGAGAGGCTCGATCGGCTGGTGAGACAATCTCAGCAGGCAGCAGTGATAAAATGTCCGTTGTGCTACTATCAGCGGAATCGGACTTGATGTGTACTCGGCGTACCAGAGCATCTCTGTACGCGCGTCGGGTGTGATCGATCACCAGATTACGGGCGATCCGAAACAACCAGCCACGAAACTGTCCTGTTGGCAGATAATCCCATGCAGCGCGGTACAGGCGGAGCAGGGTTTCCTGGACCAGATCTTCACTCAGCGTGCGATCGCGGGTATTTCGCAAAAAAAAACCAAAGAGGGGTCCCTGCCACTCTGTTACAAGTTCGTCGAACGCACGGCTATCGCCCTGTTGCAGGCGGATCATTCGCTGGTCGTCATCGGAGTGTTGAGTCATGCGCTGGCGAAGCGAGAGAACATGTCACAGACGTGATTAAGTTTCAACAGCATAACCACTTCTTCCCACAGTGGCACCTGACGAATATTCAGGGTTCTATCCAGGCTGAACGGTGAAAGCAGATCAATCGGTCATTCACCTTCGGATTCGGATACCGCAGTTTCCCACCGGTCGTCGACGCGGACAGGGTACCACATGACAACAAACCATCGGGACCTTGTCAGAGTCAAGGACTCTGACAAGGTCCCTGATTCTATTTCGGTCACTCATTGTCCTGCAGTGGCTAGCTGCTGATGAATCCTTCAAGGGCATCCAGACCGGATTTTATAATGTCCATACTGGTCGCGAACGATAGACGTACGTAGCCTGGGGCTCCGAATGCATCACCGGTAACGAGGGCGACATGGGCCTCATCCAGGAGAGCCGTGCAGAAATCGGAACTGTTATCAACACTGACACCCCCTGGTAACTCGCGTCCAAAATGGCTGCTGACGTTAAAAAACGCATAGAATGCACCGCCAGGATCCGCGAAACTCAGACCGGGCATCGATCGAAGACGATTGAGCACGTATTCGCGACGTTCCTGAAACTGCTGCAGCATTTCGCCGATAGCATCCTGCGGACCATTTAACGCTGCGATGGCAGCATGCTGACTGATACTGCAGGGATTGGATGTCTGCTGACTTTGCAGTCGAGTGATGGCGGCCGTGACGTTTTGCGGAGCGAGTGTCCAGCCGATGCGCCATCCGGTCATTGCCCATGCCTTACTGACCCCGCCGACAATAATGGTTCGATCTTTGACGTCGTCTCCGAAAGACGCAAATGTACGAAACGTGTGGCCTTCGTAGATGAGTTTGTCATAGATTTCATCGGACATCACGATGACATCTTTCTCTACGGCCACTCGCGCCAGTGACTCGAGACCATCGACCGAATACACGGCCCCTGTGGGATTTCCGGGACTATTCAGCATCAGCAGTCGGGTTTTATCGGTGACAGCTCCGCGAAACTGATCCGCCGTCATACAAAACCCGGACTCTTCAGTGGTTTCAACCAGTACCGGTACAGCACCGACGAGTTCTACCAGGGCGCTGTAGCTCACCCAGTATGGAGTTGGAATGATGACTTCATCACCCGGTTCACAAACAACTGACAATACGTTGTGAATGGCATGTTTGGCGCCATTGGAAACGGCCACTTCCTGGGGCAGCCACGTGATGCCATAGTCCCTTTCGAATGCATCACAGACAGACTGCTTCAGTTCCGGAATTCCTGTAGCGGCGGTGTAGTGTGTGTGTCCGGCTTCGATGGCCTTTTTTGCGGCTTCACATACGTGTGGCGGCGTTGTGAAATCAGGCTCACCGAGCGTGAATTCGAGGACATTCACTCCTTGAGACCGCAGTTCCCGGGCTTTGGCTGCGGCAGCGATGGTGGCGGACGGTTTGAGCTGATTGACGAGCGTCGACGTGTACATAGATCAAGCTGATGTCTGTGTGAGGTGTTGACAGATAGATGAAACAAAACTGCACCAGGATATTCCAGTGTTCCACGAGCCCGTCTGAAAGCCCAGTGCCTCAGAAAGCTGAATTTCTTAGGAGTCAGACTGTCGTTCGACGTCTGAGAAGACGCGGGTTGTTACTTAGTGCGATGCTCGAATGCTCAACCCTTTACAGGTTAATGATTTGCGATTGACCCGTTTTTCGAAACCAGCCTAAACTACGAGAAGCGGACGACCGTCCTGAAACGGGGGAATCCGCACTTGTGTTATTGGGGCGGGGAGATTTTGCACAGCGATTCGCCCTTCACACCTGAGTGCTACTATGTCTCACGGAGGAGCCGAGAATGGCTACCAAAAGCACTTCTCGAACAAAGTCGGCTGCTAAGAAGTCAACAGCAAAACGCTCAACAGCAGCCAAGTCTACCAAAGCCAGGTCGGGCGCGGCGAAGTCCGGTGCCGCCAGGTCGACCGCAAAAAGGGCGACGGCAGCTAAGTCGACCAAGGCAAAAAGTGGAACAGCAAAGCGAAAGGTTGCCGCAAAGTCAGCGGTGAAGAAGAGCGCTGTAAAATCCACGCCTGCCAAGTCGCCTAAAGCGAAATCAGCTGCCGCTAAGAAGGTGACCGCCAAAAAGTCAGGTACCGCTAAGAAATCAACCGCTGTCAGGTCCACGAAGGCAAAGAGCGGAGCTGCGAAAAAGACTACGGCACGTAAGAGTTCATCAGCAAAGAGAGCGACGACGAAGCGAACAACTGCGTCCCGGTCGACCAAGGCCAAATCTGCTGCGTCAAAGAAAAAGTGAGGCGATTGCCGGACAGTCGCGCGCCAGCAAAAATGTTACAGACCGACGCTGGCCGCGTCACTGATGTTGGTTGTTGTTTCGATGATCCGGGGTGTTATTTCTACCGGTTGTTTCATATGCAGCATATTGCACTGCAACACCGTTGATACCCGAATCATGTTGCCTTCCGACAATGAAGTTCGAAAGCGACTGAGTATCTCAGTCGCTTTATTTTTTGTGCAAAGCAGAATGCGACGATGCACAAATATGCGGCCGTGTGATTCGGCACTGTGAACCGTGGTTGCTGCATATTATGCACTGGTGAAAAAAATATCCGCTGATCAGGACGTTCTCACGGACCGGCTTGGTTTAACTGTATGGTAATGTCTCGGTCGAGAGTGGTTCCAACAGAAAACTGTCTCCGTTCTGTCGGCAGGGCTCCGGAAGCCGGCGCACCAGCCAGTCGTGTTTCCTGGGGCCATTAAACTTCTGACGCAGCGGGACCCTGGATATCGAGGTTTCCCGCAAGCAGCGATTAATGATGCTCTGACCCCACATTGCAGAAGATATGCCGTATGAACAACGGTCTTAGCACAGACCGTAACGGTGATGTGTCGGTTTTTCTGTAGATTGTTGTCACAGCAGATCAGGATTCTGACCGGGCGTTTGAGCACATTGATAACGTTGATGTTACCGCGTGCTCAAAGGAGCGGATTCACAAATCAATGAAGTTTGCCGGAGGATTTAGTAAACAACAGGTTGGAGCCGACGGTGCAGGTGCTACGTGGGGTCGGGAACGCATTCTTCGTCAAAGCTGATTATTTCCGTGTCAGTGCTCTGGTCGAAGGTTCCCCCCCGTCATCCGAACTCTCTCTGTTTGGTTCGCGATTATTCTGCCTGTTTATGGACTGTGGCCTGGTTACTCGATTACCTCACATGTACCGATTTCGGTGGATGGAGCGATCCACACGAGTCACCTCACCGCAACAATTGCCCTCGCTTCACCAATTGATGTCCAGCTTGCCTTGTGAGTCTGCACAAGATGACTCATCAACCCCATTGCTTGATCGGGATCAGTTGCCAGACCAGCTGTAACGATATCGCCAGTCCTCTGTGGCCCGACATTGTAAACCAGACGTTCGAGATTTTGATGGGCTGACACGACGTCCAGATTGGATTCAGACTTTGGTTTATCCTGACCCGGATCACGAGCCGGTATTTCTCCGGAAGATTCAACGCTTTGCTTTGTTGAGTTTATCGAACCCGCGTCGGTGCCGAGTACGTCATGGATTATGTTGTTTGCGGCGTGAATCGACAGAACAGCCATGCGAATTCGGTTTGCGTCCGATTTGTTTGTCCCGGATTCGTGAAGATGAGCCAGTAACTCGATTGCCGCGTCCATATGGCTGTCGATGCTAGTGACCATCGCTTTGAGGTTTTGTTGTTTCACTTGATTCATTAGTCCGGCTCCAGTTCTGATACATTCGTACAGATCCTGTTGCAACAGCCGGAA
The Fuerstiella sp. genome window above contains:
- a CDS encoding DUF1080 domain-containing protein — protein: MKFCTRLLILHVLAVAGCFASATRADDEWQNLFDGKTLSGWDGDPRLWSVEDGAITGETTPEISLKRNSFIIWRGGDVDNFELELEYRIIGTTDPGSANSGIQYRSFEIPDSKWGIGGYQADFEAGDTYSGILYGERYRGILAERGQSTELTERRGKFVKTVVQQFADSAELQKKIRKDDWNSYRIEASGYRFRHYINGHKTSECVDNDLTQRRASGVLAFQIHVGKPMKVQFRNIRLKKLPATKRVAMISGTPSHGFGSHEHRAGCLLLAHALNNSELDIEARVYTNGWPKDERVLDYADAIVIYADGGAGHPVNQHLERLDQIQNRGVGMACIHYGVEVPIGDSGDAVRDWIGGYFETHWSVNPHWTASFDGLPRHPIARGVRPFTIRDEWYYHMRFVNELTGVTPILSDLPPADSLIRKDGPHSNNEYVRAAVLQRQEPQHVAWAHERPDGGRGFGFTGGHFHWNWGNANFRKLVLNAIAWTAHAEIPADGISSRQLSIDDLIANQDYPVPGDFNKARIEALLREWNGS
- a CDS encoding sigma-70 family RNA polymerase sigma factor — its product is MTQHSDDDQRMIRLQQGDSRAFDELVTEWQGPLFGFFLRNTRDRTLSEDLVQETLLRLYRAAWDYLPTGQFRGWLFRIARNLVIDHTRRAYRDALVRRVHIKSDSADSSTTDILSLLPAEIVSPADRASQSELGDMVNDLLNELPEEQRETFHLHHFNSLTLSEIADAMHTTLPTAKSRLRLAKEKLKYQLSCRGFSEGTTSKMT
- a CDS encoding sugar phosphate isomerase/epimerase, producing MSQWPIGVFASLDAGLGVHLDVVQELNIPSIQLHTPRPETRTQESADRFAATCADAGITITCMFGGFDGESYADIATCVRTVGLVPRETQQARVQEFKEISNFARMLGLDAVGLHIGFIPEDTSSDSYHTLLDVTRDLLDHIGNNGQTLHLETGQESADHLLEFIKSVDRDNLFINFDPANMILYGTGEPIEALKKVGPYVRSVHCKDATWAPEDKRGEAWGQEVPLGDGDVGIKNYLQTLQDLGYDGPLTIEREIPEDRDRQKADIGQAVGLLEALRSEILSL
- a CDS encoding PQQ-like beta-propeller repeat protein, whose product is MQVSIFSTESDSRSTLLALRLHYSSFSFLRVFVAMFFLVFGDSPLSEAEDWPWFLGPRHTGISGETDLDLDWSENKPPLLWKQQVGTGYSAPSVLGDRLVVHHRKKRVEIVSCRSLTDGQEIWRYAYTSDFSDPYGYNNGPRCSPILDAGQCITLGAEGMLTCLNFDDGQLVWQHDLRKKFELPEWFFGVGCSPILDGDRVIVLVGGQPDSGVVAFNRHDGRVEWQAGGRSTWDGEVDANSSEPHKWTGSEMVVSYSSPIIATIHARRHLLCLMRQGLLSLDPQTGAENFHYWFRPRVHESVNAARPVVIEDQILLSAAYKAGSALIKVNADGKSYQEVWRNKRNLLAHWSTPIHTDGFVYGFSGRHENEGELRCIRLSDGEVMWKSSGFSGNLEDFTRDPETRRIIDVRTREFVPFPYYGRGSLVLVGDRFVVLGERGTLAIVVVDPESFQERGRFSMPEIHYPAWAAPVISGGKLFLRSEDWLICLDLQNGLKRAVSQRFVTD
- a CDS encoding pyridoxal phosphate-dependent aminotransferase; this encodes MYTSTLVNQLKPSATIAAAAKARELRSQGVNVLEFTLGEPDFTTPPHVCEAAKKAIEAGHTHYTAATGIPELKQSVCDAFERDYGITWLPQEVAVSNGAKHAIHNVLSVVCEPGDEVIIPTPYWVSYSALVELVGAVPVLVETTEESGFCMTADQFRGAVTDKTRLLMLNSPGNPTGAVYSVDGLESLARVAVEKDVIVMSDEIYDKLIYEGHTFRTFASFGDDVKDRTIIVGGVSKAWAMTGWRIGWTLAPQNVTAAITRLQSQQTSNPCSISQHAAIAALNGPQDAIGEMLQQFQERREYVLNRLRSMPGLSFADPGGAFYAFFNVSSHFGRELPGGVSVDNSSDFCTALLDEAHVALVTGDAFGAPGYVRLSFATSMDIIKSGLDALEGFISS
- a CDS encoding PspA/IM30 family protein, coding for MPYFTRLTDIVTCSLTEILDGAENPEITLREVIQEMEQGLSGAQRSAQTADRNRVRIQRDIDEHNAQIEQWVSRARQALESGREDDARDALTRKVELEDLLNGLRPELDAAAKTHEHMLRIQKALEARHSEALRRMNDVTGSPAGIHQESGTTVHAVARSQLARQHEVEAELKALRRQLEN